A window of Bombina bombina isolate aBomBom1 chromosome 5, aBomBom1.pri, whole genome shotgun sequence genomic DNA:
tgattttcagactcctaaccaagccccaaagttttatttgaataccgtcaactaccttttccagcttgctcctgtttgtgtaaagggtcttttcatatgcaaaagaagggggaggggggagtgtcttatttcccacttgcagtgggctttacaactgccttttcaacagagctaaactgaaagcttctaagtatgtttttaaaccattttatactggatttttatatcagtatctgtgcatcttattatttatagtagtgtctattacatgcagttatatgaaaatgagtgtatactgtccctttaagttataagagCCTCCTCCACATATTGAGACCCCTTGcatatgtaataaaaatattataagtgATATTAGTCTAACTATTCTACTGAATTACAGTTACATTATTATAAATGAAGCTAAGCTTATTGCTAcatatctgtgaggaatattccCCCAACATTGAGGTTATTAATATTCACCTTCTCCTCTGACCATAAGGTCTTCATCCAGGAAGTCTTCAGTCTTGAGACATAAACTTAATAATTGTCATATACAATAAATCTCTGTTAAAAGGAGTCCCAGTGGTGGGTAGAAACATCAAGTTAGCATAGTCACATTAGTTTAAGCAATGCACTGTCACTATTACAGAGATAATAAATCATTACCCCACTCAGGTTTTCACAAGAGATGTAAAGTGCAGCTTTTTCGAGGAAAATTAGTGCCAATGCCAAATAGTGGTTAAAATATGTTGACATAAGCCCCTGGCCATTCAAATCTAGATCTTCTGTCAGCCTTAATGTTCAGCACTCAATAACCATGGTAGAAGAGAGTCAGCTAGAGTGTGCTAGAGGATTCACCCGACTTCCATATCTCTAAGTACCTTGAATTTGCCAATACGTGCATGCTAGGCTGGGGAATCTCAGTTATCTTTACCTTCCTCCTCTCTTGAGTTTTGCCTTGTTCAGACTCATTGCCTTGTATTATATGAGGATTCAGTGTATCTGACACAGCCAGGGATTGACGCTGGGGCCCTTAAGCACCCCCCCCCCGAGCAGGTAGGGTACTTTTGATGATATTGTGAACTGTTTCGGAGGATACCATCTTCGATGGAGAGCAAACTGTAGTTTTCAGAATGACCATGCAGGCCTCATGGTGCTGATCTAGGCAACTACTCAGGTCTTTCAAAAAGGAAGCTACGAACTCCATGGTACAGTGGTATTCAGGTGCTGGGTTAGTATTAGGAAAGAATTTGTACTAGCATGCAGTAAATTATCAATAACATCATTTtttatgcttctatttagagagtttgtcctctttaggataattgtaaaaatgtttgtacactgtgtatataaagtttatttgtgtctCAATagttggtgttttgtgatacctggCTTCAAaggaaaactttttccacactctgtacaagtgaaacgcttttctcctgtgtgtgaatcctttcatggttTTTCAGAGTACTTTTAACTGTGAaatattttccacactctgtacgtgtgaaaggcttttctcctgtgtgactcctttcatgacttttcagataatccattcgtgtaaaactttttccacactctgtacatgtgaaaggcttttctcctgtgtgaattcttttatgagttttcagagtattaatttgtgtaaaactttttccacactctgtacatgtgaaaggcttttctcctgtgtgaatcctttcatgagtttttagattactcttttctgtaaagctttttccacactctgtacatgtgaaaagcttttctcctgtgtgaatcctttcatgagttttcacataatccattcgtgtaaaactttttccacactctgtacatgtgaacggcttttctcctgtgtgaatccgttCATGAGTTTTTAGAGTActaatttgtgtaaaacattttccacactctgtacatgtgaaaagcttttctcctgtgtgaatcctttcatgaattttcagactacttatttgtgtaaaactttttccacactctgtacatgtgaaaggcttttctcctgtgtgaatccattcatgatttttcagattactcatttgtgtaaaactttttccacattctgtacatgtgaaaatcttttcccctgtgtgaatccattcatgatttttcagatgactcttttctgcaaaactttttccacactctgtacatatgaaagtcttttcccctgtgtgaatcctttcatgtgttttcagattactctgttttgtaaaactttttccacactctgcacatgtgaaaggtctttctcctgtgtgaatcctttcatgtgttTTCAGATTgctcttttttgtaaaactttttccacactctgcacatgtgaaagtcttttcccctgtgtgaatcctttcatgtgttttcagattactcttatttgtaaaactttttccacactctgtacatgtgaaaggtttttcccctgtgtgaattctttcatgagTTCTCATATTGCTCTTTTCTGtaaagctttttccacactctgtacatgcgaaaagcttttctcctgtgtgaatcctttcatgatttttcagattactcatttgtgtaaaacattttccacactctgtacatgtgaaaggcttttctcctgtgtgaatccattcatgatttttcagattactcatttgtgtaaaactttttccacacactgtacatgtgaaaagcttttctcctgtgtgaatccattcatgatttttcagatgactcttttctgtaaaactttttccacactctgtacatgtgaaaggtttttcccctgagtgaatcctttcatgtgttttcagattactcttttttgtaaaactttttccacactctgcacatgtgaaagtaatttcccctgtgtgaatcctttcatgtgttTTCAGATTtctcttttttgtaaaactttttccacactctgtacatgtgaaaggtttttcccctgtgtgaatcctttcatgagttttcatatTACTctcttctgtaaaactttttccacactctgcccatttgaaaggtttttctcctgtgtgaattctttcatgagCTTTCAGGTTACTAATTTTTTGCAAAACGTTTTCCACGTTGAGTACAAGTGAATGGTGTCGCCTCTGTGTGGGTCCTTTCATGTGATGTGAGACATTCTTTTCTtgtgaaacatttcccacactctgcacatggaaaaggtttctcccctgtgtgaagAAGTTGATGTGTTAGGAAACTTGACTTGTCTGCAAACATTTTCCCACATTCTgcacatataaaaaacaaaaaaaattatgcttacctgataaatttctttacgggcatggagagtccacaatgtcattccaattactagtgggatattcaactcctggccagcaggaggaggcaaagaacaccccagcagagctgttaagtgtcacttcccttacccataatccccagtcatttgtccaaaaGAAAATTGAgagagaagataacacaagggtatagatgtGCCTGAGGTTAGTACAAAAAACTTACAACATAAATTTAAGGGCAGGTCGTGGACtgtccatgcccggaaataaatacatttgtcaggtaagaatacattttcttttctttcctaaggcatggagagtccatgatttcattccaattacttgttggaactaatacccaagctagaagacacagaatgaaagggagggagaaaagacaggcagacctaaaccgaaggcaccaccgcttgaagaactttctttCCAAAAGAAGCATCAGCAGAGgcaaaaggtatcaaatttgtagaattaggaagaagtatgcaaagaggaccatgtggccgccttgcaactttgttccacagaagcttcattttttaaagcccaggaagatgaaacagccctggtggaatgagccgtaattctctcagaaggctgttgtccagctgtctcataagctaatttctataACACTTcacaaccagaaagaaagagaagtaaaataagGCTTCAgccccttacgcttaccagaaaaaacaacaaacaaggcagaggattgcctaaaatccttagtagcttgaagataacatccaggttatgcaacaggcgttccttctgagaagtaggattaggacaaaaatgtcagagttccaggaatcagactgaaaaataatcacatctttattaatagcaaaaaataataaaaagtccacaagtcaaataacaagccagaaatgAAAACCAGAggtggtagtcagatgagccgagtcaggagccaaagcgagtagtcagacgagccggaatcaggaacaaggagaacagtagagtcaggaacaagccagggatcaggaacaggAGGGACgtcagccaggtaataaacaggagctctcacaaacaggtcagacaacgcaagggcaaagcatactgaacagaggccctttaaataataagtgatgacatcacaattctgagactgcatcctgtctcacacggatgatgtacaccagtctggccataaaaggaagtgcaggaaatgagcagcatcacacagtatgcaccagagtcagcaagagaggtgagtaaaatgtctgccaggagcacatggcaaacaaaacaggggaaaaaaccctgacaataaagaaggaacaacaatttcctgattgatatactatccaataccaccttaggaagacatcccaatttggtacgaaggaccaccttatctgcatggaaaattaggtaaggggaatcacactgcagagctgagagctccgaaactctgcaagcagacgaaatagcaaggagaaacaaaaccttcaaagataacaatttaatatcaatagaatgcattgtctcaaacggagcctactgcaaaacttttaGTAAaagataagactccaaggaggagaaactggtttaaacacaggcctgattctgaccaaggcctaaacaaaagactgaacatcaggcagatctgccagacacttgtgcaaaagaatatacagtgcagaaatctgacccttcagaatgCTGACTGACAAGCCTttatccaggccttcctgaagaaaggacaaaaatcGTGGTACTCTTAtcctactccaagagaaacccttcaaatcacaccaataaagatatttacgctataccttatggtaaatattaCGGGTAACAGGTTTACGCGCTTCAAGTGTAGCATCAATGACCTTCTCTGAGACAaaaagaggaaacaggtatgctagaccgaagatccaaggaaccgccagaacgtcgaggatctcttgatcttgaaacGTACTTTGAAAGCTTGGCATTTCTGCGCGATGCAATCCGATCCAATTCCAGAACCCCCTACCTGAGATTATTATTGAGAATACCTCACCACTCACCAGGATGAaagatctgtctgctcagaaaatcctcttccccGTTGTCCTGCCCTgagatgtggatggcagacaggagacaattgtgagactccgcccactggagaatgcggaCACCTCCTTTATTGCCAATGAACTCCGGGTTTCTCCCTGGTttttgatgtatgccaccgaggagatgttgtctgattgaaatcagataaaccggactaaagctagttgaggccaagccatcaatgcATTGAAGATCACGctcaactctagaatgtttataAGAAGAGAAGACTCCTTCCGAGTCCAAAGACCCCGAGCTCttaaagagccccaaactgctccccagcctgacagactggcatccgtggtcacaatcccccaggaaggtctcaggaagcatgtcccCTGAGGCAGATGATCCTGTGAAGGTCCAGATGTCCATGGaaacaaccatcagaccaattacttccatgcactgagccactgacagacaAACCGAGGCCTGCAGAGATcggcaagaagcaagaagttttgatattctgacctctgtcagaaaaatcttcatagatagagaatctataagagttcccaaaAAGCACTCCCTGTTTGGAACTAGGGAACGCTTTTCTAGATTCGCTTTCCACCCGTGAGAAtgcagaaaagacaacatctcagtttgagattttgctagttagaaagatggcgcttgaaccaagatattgtccaggtaaggagccacctctATCCCGCCGCCAAaagtgctcccagaacctttgtgaaaacttGTGGAGCAGTagcaagaccaaagggaagagctacaaactggtaatgattgtaCAAAAAGGAAAATCGTaggaattggtgatgttccctgtgaatgggaatatggagataaacatcctttaggtctatggtcgtcatgaactgaccctcctgaactaaaggaagaatggaacaaatagtttccattttgaagaacgGTACTTTGAAGAACTTGTTGAGATAGTTTAGGtttgaaagtcccctcttttttgggaactacaaaaagattcgAGTAAAATTCAGGCCCTGTTCCtctactggaacaggaacaatcactcccagggaagacagGTCCTTTACACAATTTAAAAAAGCCTCTCTTTTCACCTGGATTGCAGAcaaccttgacaggataaatctgcccctttggGGGTGGGGCTTGAATTCTATTCTGTAGCCCTGGGATACTatttccactgcccaaggatctaggACATCGCAGATCCAAGTTTGTCGAAAAAAGAAGTCTTCCCCCTACTTGATCCACCACTGGATCGCGGgtagccccttcatgctgacttagaatcaACTAAGGGCTTCTTGGatcgttttcccttattccaaggctgactggacctccatgagGTCCTGGATTGCcccggcttggaagaggaagatttttgtccttgaaattacaaaaggaacagaAATTAGTATTCTGGCGACCATTAGGTCTATTCTTCCTGTCCTGAGGCAGGaaggaacccttccctccagtaatatcagaaatgatctcagcCAAACCAGGTCCAAGCAGCACCTGCAACTATAGCAATACTCTcgacaggttgccactgtaaaccctggTGAATATACATCTTATATAAATAAGCCTCCAGTTTATTattcatgggatccttaaaggattcactatcctcaataggtatagtggttctcttagccagagtagataaTGCTCCCTCTATCTTAGGCACAGTGAACCACGAGTCACACACAGAATCTGCAACCAGAAACACTTTCTTAAAAACTGGAGACGGAGAAAAAGTAATtcccttttttcccattcctgagcaatagtTTCCATCATCTGGTTTGGAACCTGAAAAACCTCAACAGATGAAGGAATAACATCAAACACTTTTATGCTTATTGGATTTCTTAGGAGTCTCAGCAGCAGCAGTAGATtctgagtcatccaaagtagcaaggacctcTTTT
This region includes:
- the LOC128659221 gene encoding gastrula zinc finger protein XlCGF26.1-like translates to MKGPTQRRHHSLVLNVENVLQKISNLKAHERIHTGEKPFKWAECGKSFTEESNMKTHERIHTGEKPFTCTECGKSFTKKRNLKTHERIHTGEITFTCAECGKSFTKKSNLKTHERIHSGEKPFTCTECGKSFTEKSHLKNHEWIHTGEKLFTCTVCGKSFTQMSNLKNHEWIHTGEKPFTCTECGKCFTQMSNLKNHERIHTGEKLFACTECGKSFTEKSNMRTHERIHTGEKPFTCTECGKSFTNKSNLKTHERIHTGEKTFTCAECGKSFTKKSNLKTHERIHTGERPFTCAECGKSFTKQSNLKTHERIHTGEKTFICTECGKSFAEKSHLKNHEWIHTGEKIFTCTECGKSFTQMSNLKNHEWIHTGEKPFTCTECGKSFTQISSLKIHERIHTGEKLFTCTECGKCFTQISTLKTHERIHTGEKPFTCTECGKSFTRMDYVKTHERIHTGEKLFTCTECGKSFTEKSNLKTHERIHTGEKPFTCTECGKSFTQINTLKTHKRIHTGEKPFTCTECGKSFTRMDYLKSHERSHTGEKPFTRTECGKYFTVKSTLKNHERIHTQEKSVSLVQSVEKVFL